In a single window of the Pirellulales bacterium genome:
- a CDS encoding polysaccharide biosynthesis tyrosine autokinase, which translates to MLRAFRRRWQLATGLGILAALGAMSAAWFLIPQKGQVIAYVQVMRAPETMTAKAGAADAHEFLTFRQTTIETMKSKPLLTRAIRDPSISQLPIIKKQTDPVAWLQDQLGMKYPNDAELLQVTMSGEPDEIPQVVKIVDAVIAAYFKEVVEKGITDRSKKEAKLRDLLQQKTEELLRDMHDVERLQKSIGVLDQQAAATHAGLMQQQLGVVNNSLFSHTAQQGNLEVEIDKYKLDIELARDPSAREARAEEEMHKDEKLRKLEEQRSDLELSIAEAKTQIKNKDNPTLKRLLKSLAVVEEKVELRRDELLKRFSDSNEAIKIKEYEGKQRSTERHRDSVAQQIEELKNQKKELEEQLKTMTRDTAELDNKKQRVKALQHLVDELNSDLYKISVEKSAPPRVQKLDDAIPPGESSIKRKIGLVGFCGFAAFAMVGFVVAFFEFQARRISSSTQLSDGLGLRVVGALPSVTRPGRKALAAANGDLNRLLVESIDTVRTNLIHSAVSEPMRVVMITSASDREGKTTVASQLAASLARCGRRTLLVDGDLRRPSAHKLFELPLEPGVCEVLRGEAEVDDVIRPTRVAGLWMISAGQYDLESIQALSKEGVGEVFDVLRSRFDFVIVDSAPVLSIADASLMGQNVDAAILSVMREVSQAVKVHEASEQLRSVGVHVLGAVMNGERTEATYRAYAAHT; encoded by the coding sequence ATGCTGCGGGCCTTTCGGCGGCGCTGGCAGTTGGCAACCGGCCTGGGCATTCTGGCGGCGCTCGGCGCGATGTCCGCGGCCTGGTTTCTGATTCCACAAAAAGGGCAGGTGATTGCCTACGTGCAAGTCATGCGCGCTCCGGAGACCATGACCGCCAAGGCAGGCGCGGCTGACGCGCACGAATTCTTGACCTTTCGGCAAACAACGATCGAAACGATGAAGAGCAAGCCGCTCCTGACCCGGGCGATCCGCGATCCGTCGATTTCCCAACTGCCGATTATCAAGAAACAAACGGACCCCGTGGCATGGCTACAGGATCAGTTGGGGATGAAATACCCCAACGACGCGGAACTGCTGCAAGTGACGATGAGCGGCGAACCGGACGAGATTCCGCAGGTCGTCAAGATCGTCGACGCCGTGATCGCCGCGTACTTCAAGGAAGTGGTCGAAAAGGGCATCACGGATCGCAGCAAGAAAGAGGCAAAGCTGCGGGACCTGCTGCAGCAAAAGACCGAGGAACTGCTCCGTGACATGCACGATGTCGAACGGTTGCAAAAGTCGATCGGGGTGCTGGATCAGCAGGCGGCCGCCACGCATGCCGGCTTGATGCAGCAGCAGTTGGGGGTGGTCAATAACTCGCTGTTCTCCCACACTGCACAGCAAGGCAACCTGGAAGTCGAGATCGACAAATACAAGCTCGACATCGAGTTGGCCCGGGACCCTTCGGCACGTGAAGCGCGCGCCGAAGAAGAGATGCACAAAGACGAGAAGTTGCGAAAACTGGAAGAGCAACGTAGCGACCTGGAGCTGAGCATCGCCGAGGCCAAGACGCAAATCAAGAACAAGGACAACCCGACGCTCAAGCGCCTATTGAAGAGCCTGGCCGTCGTCGAAGAGAAGGTCGAGTTGCGGCGCGACGAATTGTTGAAGCGGTTCTCCGACTCCAACGAAGCCATCAAGATCAAGGAATACGAGGGCAAACAACGATCGACGGAAAGGCATCGGGACAGCGTCGCGCAACAGATCGAGGAACTCAAAAATCAAAAGAAAGAACTTGAAGAGCAGCTCAAGACGATGACGCGTGATACGGCCGAATTGGACAACAAGAAACAAAGGGTCAAAGCGCTGCAGCATCTCGTCGACGAGCTCAATAGCGACCTCTATAAGATTTCGGTGGAAAAATCGGCTCCCCCGCGCGTGCAAAAGCTCGACGACGCGATCCCTCCCGGCGAGAGCAGTATCAAGCGCAAAATCGGCCTGGTAGGCTTCTGCGGCTTCGCGGCCTTCGCGATGGTGGGCTTCGTTGTCGCCTTTTTCGAGTTCCAGGCCCGGCGCATCAGCTCCTCAACGCAATTGAGCGACGGCTTGGGGCTGCGTGTCGTCGGGGCACTGCCCTCGGTCACGCGCCCCGGTCGCAAGGCACTGGCGGCGGCCAACGGCGATTTGAATCGTCTGCTTGTCGAATCCATCGACACGGTGCGCACGAACCTGATCCACAGCGCGGTTTCCGAGCCGATGCGCGTGGTGATGATCACCAGCGCCTCGGACCGCGAGGGTAAGACGACGGTCGCCAGCCAGTTGGCGGCGAGCCTGGCCCGTTGCGGACGGCGCACGTTGCTGGTCGACGGAGATCTGCGGCGTCCCTCGGCGCATAAGCTGTTCGAATTGCCGCTGGAACCCGGCGTCTGCGAAGTGTTGCGGGGCGAGGCCGAGGTGGACGACGTGATCCGACCCACGCGCGTCGCCGGTCTATGGATGATCTCGGCGGGCCAATATGACTTGGAAAGTATCCAGGCGTTGTCGAAGGAAGGCGTCGGCGAAGTTTTCGACGTTTTACGGTCGCGTTTCGACTTCGTCATCGTCGATTCGGCGCCGGTGCTCAGCATCGCCGACGCGTCGTTGATGGGCCAAAACGTCGATGCGGCCATTTTGAGTGTCATGCGCGAAGTAAGCCAGGCCGTCAAGGTGCATGAAGCCAGCGAGCAGTTGCGCTCGGTGGGCGTGCACGTGCTCGGTGCTGTCATGAACGGTGAACGGACAGAAGCGACGTATCGGGCTTATGCCGCCCATACCTGA
- a CDS encoding DegT/DnrJ/EryC1/StrS family aminotransferase encodes MTTPSAPAANKNWLFVDAGKKVPLAKAWFDESEPAAAAEVVRSGWLCQGPKVAQFEEEFAKTIEARHAIAVSNGSIALLVCLQAMGVGPGDEVIAPNMTFISSATAAMVLGARPVLCDINSTNYCIDVDRLAALITPRTKVIVPVHYAGQSADMGPIMDLAKKHNVQVLEDAAEAHLARYNDEKFAGTIGQMGIFSFTPTKPMTTGEGGMIVTQDDHLAEQCRLIRNFGDSGKFQWDLLGFNYRLNEVAAAVGICQLRKLKKIIDMRREKALRYDQQFAEEEAIIRPWRRSIEDINYQLYTVRFRLDLLDVGRDQIADELAELGVATRLYYPSLHKQKVFAPFGPFDDRDFPNSLEFERSALSLPIFTGLTQDEQDYVSASLLKVVRHHRK; translated from the coding sequence ATGACGACTCCGTCCGCTCCTGCCGCTAACAAGAACTGGCTGTTCGTTGACGCCGGCAAGAAGGTTCCTCTGGCCAAGGCCTGGTTCGATGAATCCGAGCCGGCCGCGGCCGCCGAAGTCGTGCGCTCCGGTTGGCTCTGCCAAGGTCCGAAGGTCGCGCAGTTCGAAGAAGAATTCGCCAAAACGATCGAAGCGCGCCACGCCATTGCGGTCTCGAATGGATCGATCGCGCTATTGGTCTGTTTGCAGGCCATGGGAGTGGGGCCGGGCGACGAAGTGATCGCTCCGAACATGACCTTCATTTCGTCGGCCACCGCGGCGATGGTGCTGGGCGCTCGGCCCGTTTTATGCGACATCAATTCGACCAACTATTGCATCGACGTTGATCGGTTGGCCGCGCTGATCACGCCCCGGACCAAGGTCATCGTGCCCGTCCATTATGCGGGCCAGTCCGCGGACATGGGCCCGATCATGGACCTGGCCAAGAAGCACAACGTGCAGGTTCTGGAAGACGCCGCCGAAGCGCATCTGGCACGCTACAACGACGAGAAATTCGCCGGCACGATCGGTCAGATGGGCATCTTCAGCTTCACCCCCACCAAGCCGATGACGACCGGCGAAGGCGGCATGATCGTCACGCAGGACGACCACCTGGCCGAACAATGCCGGCTGATTCGCAACTTCGGCGATTCCGGAAAATTCCAGTGGGATTTGCTGGGCTTCAATTACCGCTTGAACGAGGTGGCCGCCGCGGTCGGTATCTGCCAGCTGCGCAAGCTGAAAAAAATCATCGACATGCGGCGCGAAAAGGCGCTTCGTTACGACCAGCAATTTGCCGAGGAAGAGGCCATCATCCGGCCCTGGCGCCGCTCGATCGAGGACATCAACTACCAGCTTTACACCGTGCGATTTCGGCTCGATTTGCTCGATGTCGGCCGCGATCAAATTGCCGACGAGTTGGCCGAATTGGGGGTCGCGACGCGGCTCTATTATCCGTCGCTTCACAAGCAAAAAGTGTTCGCGCCCTTCGGCCCGTTCGACGATCGCGACTTCCCCAACTCGCTGGAATTCGAACGATCGGCCTTGTCGCTGCCGATTTTCACGGGCTTGACGCAGGACGAGCAGGACTACGTCAGCGCGTCGCTGCTAAAGGTCGTGCGACATCATCGCAAGTGA
- a CDS encoding NAD-dependent epimerase/dehydratase family protein — protein sequence MITGKKILITGGAGFIGTHMAERLVERNDVTLFDIDLNGALTYSRLAKDSRVRKVQGDVRDAAAVQEEVSRCQILLHYASILGVRKVIDHARDTIDTVLIGTRNVLEAARHNPKIERIVNISTSEVYGNVMDAREGANCLVSTANDARVCYASSKLAAEHIVWAYHRDFKMPTVIVRPFNIFGPMRKTDNAVGRFCVRAVANKDVTMIGDGSQLRSWCYIDDFCDAMMGCIESEKAIGEDFNIGNPVTAVTIYDLAARTIRLAKSSSKLTTTAHTFSDIGVRAPSSQKARELLGYSPKFDLDAGLLPTIDWYRQNLDDFRDWL from the coding sequence ATGATTACAGGCAAGAAGATCTTGATCACGGGCGGGGCCGGCTTCATCGGCACGCACATGGCCGAGCGTCTCGTCGAGCGGAACGACGTCACGCTCTTCGATATCGACCTCAATGGCGCGCTGACCTACAGCCGGCTGGCGAAGGACAGCCGAGTCCGCAAGGTGCAAGGAGACGTGCGCGACGCCGCGGCCGTCCAGGAGGAGGTATCCCGCTGCCAGATCCTGTTGCACTATGCATCGATTCTCGGCGTGCGGAAAGTCATCGACCACGCCCGCGACACGATCGATACCGTATTGATCGGCACGCGAAACGTGCTGGAAGCCGCGCGGCACAATCCGAAGATCGAGCGGATCGTGAACATCTCGACGAGCGAAGTGTACGGCAACGTCATGGATGCTCGCGAAGGTGCCAACTGCCTGGTCAGCACGGCGAATGATGCCCGCGTTTGCTATGCATCCAGCAAACTAGCGGCGGAACATATCGTGTGGGCCTACCATCGCGATTTCAAGATGCCCACCGTGATCGTCCGACCGTTCAACATCTTTGGACCGATGCGCAAGACCGATAACGCGGTGGGGCGTTTCTGCGTTCGCGCCGTGGCAAACAAAGACGTGACCATGATCGGCGACGGTAGCCAGCTCCGGTCGTGGTGCTATATCGACGACTTCTGCGATGCCATGATGGGCTGCATCGAATCGGAAAAGGCGATCGGCGAAGATTTCAACATCGGCAATCCGGTCACCGCGGTCACGATCTACGATTTGGCCGCGCGGACCATTCGGCTGGCCAAAAGCAGCTCGAAGCTCACGACGACCGCCCACACGTTCAGCGATATCGGCGTGCGTGCCCCCAGCTCCCAGAAGGCCCGCGAGCTGTTGGGCTATAGTCCGAAGTTCGATCTGGATGCTGGCTTGCTACCCACCATCGACTGGTACCGCCAAAACCTGGACGATTTCCGCGACTGGCTATAG
- a CDS encoding exosortase-associated EpsI family protein, translating into MKTYLAPACAALLIISTGLVRAYWGGAFGAGNDKEILQLFADRLTKVPMKVGDWEGVEQEEMDPREREVAEADASLGRSYTNRLSSKVVNVSLVSGRFRGVAQHVPTQCYVAAGYQMMNPEIQYDIETDVGPVKCYTTVFKKDEHTGTTYLRVFWTWSYDGKWIAPDLPRVALVGQPALYKMYFIEVIPMPGQPIEQTASVDFVRTFIPEANAVLFPDQSNSASEPSPTDESAAAPAAG; encoded by the coding sequence ATGAAGACCTATCTCGCGCCCGCGTGTGCGGCCCTGTTGATCATTAGCACCGGCCTGGTGCGCGCCTATTGGGGAGGGGCTTTCGGTGCCGGCAACGACAAGGAGATCCTGCAGCTCTTTGCCGACCGCCTGACGAAAGTACCCATGAAGGTCGGAGATTGGGAAGGCGTCGAACAGGAAGAAATGGACCCGCGCGAGCGCGAGGTGGCCGAGGCGGACGCGTCCTTAGGGCGCAGCTATACAAACCGCCTGTCGAGCAAGGTGGTCAATGTCTCGCTCGTGAGCGGCCGATTCCGCGGTGTGGCCCAGCACGTGCCGACACAGTGCTACGTCGCGGCCGGCTACCAGATGATGAATCCGGAGATTCAATACGACATCGAAACCGACGTCGGACCGGTGAAGTGCTACACCACGGTGTTCAAGAAGGACGAACATACCGGAACTACCTATTTGCGCGTCTTCTGGACCTGGAGCTATGACGGTAAGTGGATCGCTCCGGACCTCCCGCGTGTCGCCTTGGTGGGACAGCCCGCCCTGTACAAGATGTATTTCATTGAGGTCATCCCCATGCCGGGACAGCCGATCGAACAAACCGCATCGGTTGACTTCGTACGCACTTTTATCCCTGAAGCGAACGCCGTCCTTTTCCCCGATCAATCCAATTCCGCTTCGGAACCTTCTCCCACCGATGAGTCCGCTGCCGCACCGGCTGCTGGCTGA
- a CDS encoding exosortase/archaeosortase family protein, translating into MANESFLSQFEIRKDQQRPIAILATLVVLLIVVYWNTLRTISTVWNTPAYSHGWLVPVFAAVLLWMRREPIQDAPPQARWAGVGLLAFGLAFRMIGGYYAYPYIEMISLLPCLFAIFLIVGGWPLLRWSGPALAFLVFMYPLPGAVERNLLDPLQRVATICSTYALQTMGVAAHRSGNHIILGELRLGVVDACSGLRMSTIFLALAVAITLVTVRPWWERITIILSAVPIALLVNIIRITVTGILHKTVGTQIADAVFHDLAGWIMMPMAMGFLFLELQLLQHLFIEDEEKGPVMVGPTSRGGIPSPGLR; encoded by the coding sequence ATGGCGAACGAATCCTTCCTGTCGCAATTCGAAATACGTAAGGATCAGCAACGCCCTATCGCCATCCTGGCGACCCTGGTCGTGCTGCTGATCGTGGTCTATTGGAACACGTTACGCACCATATCCACGGTGTGGAACACGCCCGCCTATTCTCACGGCTGGCTCGTGCCGGTTTTCGCCGCCGTTCTGCTGTGGATGCGCCGCGAACCGATTCAAGATGCACCGCCGCAGGCCCGCTGGGCGGGTGTCGGCCTGTTGGCGTTCGGTTTGGCTTTCCGCATGATCGGCGGGTACTACGCCTACCCTTACATCGAGATGATCTCCCTACTGCCTTGCTTGTTCGCCATTTTCTTGATAGTCGGTGGATGGCCGCTGTTACGCTGGTCGGGTCCTGCACTCGCCTTCCTGGTTTTCATGTATCCCTTGCCCGGCGCGGTCGAACGGAATCTGCTTGATCCGTTACAACGCGTGGCAACCATTTGCAGTACCTATGCGCTGCAGACGATGGGCGTGGCCGCACATCGTTCCGGCAACCACATCATTCTGGGCGAGCTCCGTTTGGGCGTGGTGGACGCTTGTAGCGGGCTGCGCATGTCGACCATCTTTCTCGCCCTGGCCGTGGCCATCACGCTGGTCACGGTGCGCCCTTGGTGGGAGCGCATTACCATCATTCTTAGTGCCGTGCCGATTGCACTTCTCGTAAACATCATTCGCATCACGGTGACCGGCATTCTGCATAAAACGGTAGGCACGCAGATCGCGGACGCGGTATTTCATGATCTGGCGGGCTGGATCATGATGCCCATGGCGATGGGCTTCCTGTTCCTGGAATTGCAATTGTTGCAGCATCTGTTCATCGAAGACGAAGAAAAGGGCCCCGTCATGGTCGGTCCCACGTCGCGTGGCGGAATCCCCAGTCCCGGTCTCCGTTAG